From the genome of Ziziphus jujuba cultivar Dongzao chromosome 4, ASM3175591v1:
ATCGTTGTAGAACCGCTCTACGTaaatttttcctccaataaCAAGCCAATGACTATTACTCCTGAAGCCCAACATATAAGCCAAgtctggaattttttttttttttcctcttttatttGCCTTATTGCATGTTTTTGTGGGTTCAAATTTTAGGTAAACTTTGATTTTATTGAGAGGACTCTGATATttactctctttttttatttctacatTTGTGGGCTCAAATTTACAATAGAAAAGGAGGCACATATATCTGATCGATATCTAGTACTTGAAAGGGTACCTAATATGCAATTCATGTatcaaagaacaacaacaagaagCTAAACGCCATAGGAGGTTTATTTGCTTCAAGATTGCATCCTGAGTGCGCCAGTAGATTCAAATCTTGTCAAATCCATTCACTACCATCCAATTTTGACAATCTAGTTGGACCACTAGCTTTAGATTCATAAATTGTTATAAAAGGATATTGTGACAACATAATGGACGAAAAGTTCCACATACATGGTAGGCCGCCTCAACCGGCTAAGCACAAGAAAggcataaatattattaaatggcACAGAgccaacaaaaaccaaaaagtaaaggtatAGTAGTAATGCTAACTTTTATCGTTTTTTCTAACTTTTATATTTAGTTTGGCATGTGGCATTTTTTAATGGGTGGGACTGGAGACAACATGTGAGACAGAAGATCCTTGGTTGAACATGTGGGACGGCAGATTCGTTTCCTCTAGAGAAAGACGACCATTccacaagggaaaaaaaattatagtaataataaacaattataataataacaataatataaaacagCCAAAGACGGACCCAGTGCAAACCTATTTGTTCCTTGCCACGCAGGTCGGTATTATTTTAATCTTGATATTGTATAAATGAATCACCAAAAGAAACTATATTTTACTCATCAATTCGACGGTAAGCATGGCTTGTGAGAAAGAAGTGGGATTAAGTAGCCGCCATCTTTGACAAAAGTCTAAATTAGGATTTAAGTTCCACACAAAACTTTGCTATAACTAATCATATTATAAACCCAAccacctttttattttcttagcaACCAAGTCTTAACTATAAATCTTGCGGGTTATAAGTTTTAACTCTATAAGCTCACTACTCTCTCTACAGATTTTATTTCCTTTGTCTTTCCACTTTTGCTGGCTAGTCTATATTGAATTTTTGAGAACTAAATCAAAAACAGGTTCGAAGCTTGTCcagtttgttttgaaaaattacaatcATGGGAATTAAACAAATCTTATTCATGGTTCATTTGACCAAATTACAAAAAGTTTTCCTTATGCAATTCCCAGCgacaagagaagaaagaaatactTTACATGAAAATTGGAAccatatatgtttatgtacatGTGGCTGCAGCCATCATTGCCACTCTgtgataaccaataaaaaatagtaCACTTCCGTTAATAACCTTTCCTTCATATTAAAATGTTGTGCTTTTTGGCTTCTTCCAGAAACGTATTGACGTGCTTAATACCATTGACTGACGTCACTGCTTTTTTAGgagacttaaaaaataaaataaatcctgtTTGGAAACTATAACTTATAACTTTGTGGGGGATATGAAattctttggaattttttttttaatgattttcaaaatatggAAATTAAGAAACCATGAAAAACTAACCACGCAATTTGGAAAAATTGGACgaaaaataatttctctcagAAAAATGTCATTATGagattttatatattgtattaatgACAATTGTatcttcaattataaaataattaaatatttgcaaCTTGTATGTAGCTaaacattaattataattttttttttaaaagtctcaagaaattaattatcataaaaacTAATTCTCAGTTTTCAGTTTCCCACAAAATTTTAACAGttcttagaatatatatatatatataaatattgattgaaacttttttttttttttttttggttggaagaTTGACTTGAGAAATCAAAAATCAGGACAAACCAAGCAGTACGGTGAAACCGGAAAATACCCAATCCTATTCGACCCTGATATGCGGAATCGTGTTGCATAGATTGTTCAAGATACATGGTCAAGCcccgtgaaaaaaaaaaaaggggaaaaagaaaaaagattttgattGCACAGGAAtagaagggtttttttttttttttttttaagttctaaAATTGAGGTTcgaattttaacaaaatttcgtTATTAATTCTGATGATTTTATGTCATAATATCATATAGCATAGAACTATGATGCCTATAACATTATCatgaaatgttttttttcaagctaaaaaaaaagaaatttataagaaaaaagaatactATAACCACTTAGTTGCTCAAGTCTGAAAACACTTTTTGTCCTTGGTATGCTGCTTTGGAAGGGGAGCGAATATGAAAACAAGCATTTGTAAAAGCATCCATaaggaattttttaaaataaaatacatcttCTTCATGATATAggacaatttttaaatataaagagTAAAATTTCAAAGGAATTTCCTTAAGCACTCTTTACGTATACTATTTTTGCACTCTTTAcgtatactttctttttttaaaatttttaatcaaattacaaTAATGTCTACCGTAAAGGAAAGGACGGCGTCTCTTAAATCCATGGTGATCTCAATTGACATTCAttgctttatttatatatattctctcttttttaatgtaaattttctaTCTAATATTATGATAGTGACATGGTAATGTGtactatattaaattaaaattatataatattgatataaaaaataaaattatttttttatatttaaagagttaaatcaatttttttcatattaaaaagtttttttttaagacaaaaataaaataaagggtcactttaaattttctttcaaagacTGACTCTTTACAATAAAGAATATGAGCTccctacaattttattttattttatttttttcttgggttTATATTTAGGAAAACTGCTACATTGGAAGTATTCATGGTCTTTAAGATCACCATCTTTCATCTGCCTTACAAATTCAACATTTTAATTACTTGGAAGAGGAAAAGGATTAGAATAGAGATTACAAGAGAGTTGATGCTCTAACAAAAAATTCAGCAATGCCTCAGTTGATGAAGATTGGAGATTCAAGGCAAGGCtataaagaaataaaggaaaagCTTATAACAGTGGTAGAAGTAAACCATAGAAGGTGGTcttctattaattttaatttgatttttcataaaTGATGTGGCACTATTTGATGGTTGGATAGGTAATGGGACAAGTCTTAGGAAATTCCACTGAGATGCTCTAAGACTACAAAATTTTCTGTCTCTTTTCATATAAGATCAATTAGATAATCATACATATAAACATTTAATtagaattaattattaacacGGCATATATAAtcgtaatatattttttttataataaattaccaAATAGAATTATAATCAAACGTCTAAAACaccattgaaaataaaagttaatagttaattatttgaatgctttatgataaaaaatatatatatatatatatatatatatattattactattataataaaactataaaacatactaataaaattaaaaataataacaaaatataattataaacccatcaaatataaaaataaaactcaaaatgagaatgaaaattatttataaatccaTCGAGTGTTGTTAAGCCCAAAAGTGAGCAGAAAAGCGATGCAAAAATAAACTTGGGCCTACCAGTAGCCTAAGAAAAGAATAAACCTTGAATTGAACCGCCAATCTACAAGACATGGAGTTTCTCTATGACGTACACCATATTCTTGATCTAGGCCACAGGAGGCAAGACCATCAGCTACAAAACTCCCATGCAGAGCGAGCCCAGGTTAACCCAGCAACTTAAGTCCAAAATTTCAGTAGACAAAACTCCGATATTCTCAAAAAGGAAATAGGTCTTCCATGGCATCATggacaaaatccaatccaacccgttcaatcCGTTCAATTCAATACATTTTTAATAGTTTGGATTAGATTTTCACATTAATTTGATTGGATtgtattcaaaatattataaattgtatggattggattggttatggattggaaatataaatccaatccaatccagtccaaataatatattatataattaaaaaattatatttttttatttttttaatttttgtaagttaattttaatatttttttcatttttatatattaatttttaacttctttttttccatttttatatattaatttttgattttttgatttttttatacatCCCCCCAAATCAtgtaaccctaaactaaatAATATCTTACCTCCATTGccgcccaccaccagtccatcaccataaCAAAGACAAGCTTCGATTCAAGACTGACGGCTTCAAGGCTCACGGCACCAGTTGCTGCTTCAAAACTCAGGGGTCTCACGGCATCTGCTGTTGAATTTTGTCTAGGTTTGTCAATTTCTTCTCTTAATAACATgttaggatgatgatgatgatgatgatgatgatgccaTCTGCTCATTCTCTTTTTTAGAACCCACCACTAGTTCCTGCTTCAAAACTCACGGGTCTCACCGCATCTGCTGTTGATTTTTATCCAGGTTTgtcaatttcttcttttaataacatgttgatgatgatgatgatgatgatgatgatgggatCTGCTCATTCTCTTTTTTAGAACCCAACACCAGTTGCTACTTCAAAACTCACGGGTCTCACCGCATCTACTGTTGAAAAATTATCCAGGTTTGTCAAGTTCTTCTCTTAATAacatgttgatgatgatgatgagtgtTGCTGTTGCTTGTGATCCATGGGATTTTTCAATCGGTTTTTGAATGATTCATCAGGTTGAAAGATTTCAATGCTTTTAAACTAAAAACTTAGTCACTGCTTGAAAAAATGGAGTTGGTTAAGAATTGTCCTGTAACTTGTTCTCGAAACCCAGCAGAAGCCAAATAATTAGTAATGTTTAGTTCTAagggacaaaaaagaaaagcaatgcAGCTGGGATTGCGTGTTGTTTCAGCTGCAATTTTGAGATGCTTGTAATTGGGACCATGAATCATTTGTATTTTacatttatatagaaaattatttgtttcctaTTTTTGTCTAGAGTTGTTGTTTGTTGTCTCAATCTGTTGACATGTTCATCGTTATCTTCCTCCATAGgttgattaataatttaatagtgcATGAGGCTGCGAGACAATGAATAATAAACGGTTGGTTCATATTGATTCATTCTAAATATCAATTATTTCACAATGTGTTACTCTCTCATTCGATCGATCTAtgtatttttagcaaataacattatggtaaaaataataaaaccaaaTGTATACACATGTAGCTAGGTTAATGTGTGTtctataattgaatttttttttgtttttgtttttttaaaactttttttgggCTACTTTTTAACTTTTGTGTTGATTTATCTACTATGAACTCTATTGAGTCATGAATGGAACAGCTCAATATATGCATAGCAATCTGAGCCATTCATATGACCTGTGAGTCTTGATggtattaaacaattgaaatttaaaagaaaaaaaaaaacctaagaaACCAGTGGGAGtacaaatgaaatttattatccgtgagtcttttttttgtttccttctcCATGTATCTAATTGAATATACATGTGCTTATGAAATTGTAATATGTGCAAATTGCAAagtattgtaaatttatatatgtaggaAAGTATTTGAGATTGTATTTGATTGgaaatttatattgaaaatatttgatattgtaaTATTTGTGTTGAGATTTagtaatttttggttggattttgttttgtgtgGTAGATATGGATAGTGGTAATGACATTGAAACTCATAGTACTTCATCAGAATCAGCAGCTTCTGCATCACTTCTTCCACTTCCACCATCTAGTTTAGGGAAAAGAAAACCATCTAGGAAACCATCCATGGTGTGGGATCATTATGAGAAAATAGAGAATTCAGATCCTGATAATCCTAGatgtaaatacaaatattgtggCGTGGACTATGCTTGTAATAGTAAATATGGGACAAATACTTTGTTGAATCATTTAAATCATCATTGTAAGAAGTACATTTATAGAGTGCaagataaaaagcaaaaaatcttAACTTTTGGGGCCCAAAATGAGAGTGATGGGAGCAATCTTTTTGCTGTTGGTTTTAATAAGGAAGCATGTAGGCTTGCATGTGCTAAAATGATAATCTTAGATAAGCTCCCATTTAGTTTTGTTGAAGGTCATGGTTTTAGAATGTTTTTTAATGTAGCATGTCCTAAATTTGATCCTCCGTCTAGAAGAACGATTGTTAAAGATATTTATGCATTGTATTTGGATGAGAAGTTGCAATTGAAAAATACATTTTCTTTGAATTGCCAAAGAATTAGTCTTACCACCGACACTtggacttccattcaaaatatcaattacATGTCTCTCACCGCACATTATATTGATTCTAATTGGATGCTTCACAAacggattttaaatttttgtgtgaTTCCTAATCATAAAGGAGAGACAATAGGGAAGCCAATTGGGAATTGTTTGTATGAATGGGGTATTGAGAGGGTGTTTACAATCACAGTTGATAATGCTTCTACAAACAATGTGGCAATAGAGTATATCaaaaggaaattgaataatTGGAAAGGGTGTGTATTGGATGGTGATCACTTACACATGAGATGTTGTTAACATATTGTTAATTTGATTGTGTCTGAAGGGTTAAGGGAAGCACATGACTCTATTGCTAGTATTCGTAATGCAGTGAGATATGTTAGATCTTCTCCTGCTAGATTACAGAAGTTTAAGGAATATGCTGCTCAAGAGAAAATTGAGAGCAATTCTCTTGTGTTTTTGGATGTTCCaactaggtggaattccacctactTAATGTTAGAAGCAGCTTTGAAATTCCAAAATGCCTTTGAAATATTGGAAGAGTATGATGGTCATTATCTATCCTATTTTAGAGAGGACGATGGTGGTAGAAAAAGACTTGGACCACCTAATTTTGTTGATTGGAACAATGCTCTTATTTTTGTGAAGTTCCTTAAAAGCTTTTATGATGTAACTTTAAAGTTTAGTTCTTCACTGCATGTTATTTCCAATGcttattttcatgaaatttgttCAATTCAATCTCAATTAGATGCATGGAGTTTAAGTGGTGATTATCTTTTAAGTGATATAGCAAATAAAATGATGAGAAAGTTTGATAACTATTGGGGTAAAATGGATGATATTAATCCATTGTTGTTGATTGCTGCTGTGCTTCATCCTAGATATAAATTGGACTATGTGGAGTATTGTTTTGGTGATATTTATGCTGAAGATGTTGCTGGTTTGATAGCtaagaatttgaaagaaattctaATGTCTTTGTATGATTGGTATAAGGCAAGTGAAGTGATTCTTGATGGCAATCAAAGTTCAAAGGATAAAGAACTTGAAAGTTGTgtgactaataaaaaaaattcagaagtTGACATTAATCTCTTGagaatttccaaatttaaaaggaa
Proteins encoded in this window:
- the LOC132803597 gene encoding zinc finger BED domain-containing protein RICESLEEPER 2-like; translated protein: MDSGNDIETHSTSSESAASASLLPLPPSSLGKRKPSRKPSMVWDHYEKIENSDPDNPRCKYKYCGVDYACNSKYGTNTLLNHLNHHCKKYIYRVQDKKQKILTFGAQNESDGSNLFAVGFNKEACRLACAKMIILDKLPFSFVEGHGFRMFFNVACPKFDPPSRRTIVKDIYALYLDEKLQLKNTFSLNCQRISLTTDTWTSIQNINYMSLTAHYIDSNWMLHKRILNFCVIPNHKGETIGKPIGNCLYEWGIERVFTITVDNASTNNVAIEYIKRKLNNWKGCVLDGLREAHDSIASIRNAVRYVRSSPARLQKFKEYAAQEKIESNSLVFLDVPTRWNSTYLMLEAALKFQNAFEILEEYDGHYLSYFREDDGGRKRLGPPNFVDWNNALIFVKFLKSFYDVTLKFSSSLHVISNAYFHEICSIQSQLDAWSLSGDYLLSDIANKMMRKFDNYWGKMDDINPLLLIAAVLHPRYKLDYVEYCFGDIYAEDVAGLIAKNLKEILMSLYDWYKASEVILDGNQSSKDKELESCVTNKKNSEVDINLLRISKFKRKKAAKESIEIKNDVDRYLLDPCEDISKKDFDVLNWWRVNGNKYPILSKLAKDMFAIQVSTVASESAFSTGGRILDPFRSSLTPKMVEVLVCTQNWLKASSVGRCGIL